From one Culex quinquefasciatus strain JHB chromosome 3, VPISU_Cqui_1.0_pri_paternal, whole genome shotgun sequence genomic stretch:
- the LOC6051294 gene encoding USP6 N-terminal-like protein isoform X3 has translation MMNDEDTVDKRILLERANAEREAIFQRYDRGRKNVDIDSWDDPVFEIYSQADRYGFLHPEKERPDRDDLEMARRKQIEVERTKKWLKMRKNWTSAETKERLQRRVMKGIPDRLRADIWKKFLNIEEAVKDNAGVYDKMLKFARQYSPDIRQIDFDVNRQFRNHINYRERYSVKQQSLFRVLAAYSMYNMEVGYCQGMSTVAGVLLMYFDEEDTFWALNALLSNERYAMHGLYVEGFPKLMRFLQHHDKILTKCMPKVKKHLDKHGMDSVLYSLKWFFVIFIERIPFSLCLRVWDIYMLFGERVLTAMAYTILKIHKVKLLRMKDMDQITEFLQTTLYKAFGHDDDTVIKTLQLAMYELKKLNLDKLPPAPVSEGPKFPFGQFIEPTLETKIGHRNEKFTEKETELKETVLYRSESKNDQDEEEEEEDGERENEEDERTERDCDDITEDTISNLHTGVSMSSLRTIQSFTTLDTSTSLATSLNSLVIIDSFDENCDNMIEEITRL, from the exons ATGATGAACGATGAGGACACCGTCGACAAGCGGATTCTGCTGGAGCGGGCCAACGCCGAGCGGGAGGCCATCTTCCAGCGGTACGACCGGGGCCGCAAAAACGTCGACATTGACTCGTGGGACGATCCGGTCTTCGAGATCTACTCGCAAGCCGACCGGTACGGCTTTCTGCACCCCGAAAAGGAGCGACCCGATCGGGACGACCTGGAGATGGCCCGCCGCAAGCAGATCGAGGTCGAACGGACGAAAAAGTGGCTCAAAATGCGCAAAAACTGGACCAGCGCCGAAACGAAGGAACGCCTCCAGCGACGCGTGATGAAGGGCATTCCGGATCGGTTACGGGCGGACATTTGGAAAAAGTTCCTCAACATCGAGGAGGCGGTCAAGGACAACGCGGGAGTGTACGACAAAATGCTGAAATTCGCCCGCCAGTACAGTCCGGACATCCGGCAGATCGATTTCGACGTGAACCGGCAGTTCCGGAACCATATCAACTACCGCGAGCGGTACAGCGTCAAGCAGCAGAGTCTGTTCCGGGTGCTGGCCGCGTACAGCATGTACAACATGGAGGTCGGCTACTGCCAGGGCATGTCCACTGTGGCGGGGGTCCTGCTGATGTACTTTGACGAGGAGGACACCTTTTGGGCGTTGAACGCGTTGCTGTCGAACGAGCGGTACGCCATGCACGGGCTGTACGTGGAGGGCTTCCCGAAGCTGATGCGGTTTCTGCAGCACCACGACAAGATTCTCACCAAGTGTATGCCGAAGGTGAAGAAGCACCTGGACAAGCACGGCATGGACTCGGTGCTGTACTCGCTCAAGTGGTTCTTCGTGATCTTTATCGAGAGG ATACCGTTCAGCTTGTGCCTGCGCGTGTGGGACATCTACATGTTGTTTGGGGAGCGCGTGCTCACCGCCATGGCCTACACCATCCTCAAGATCCACAAGGTGAAGCTGCTGCGCATGAAGGACATGGACCAGATCACCGAGTTCCTGCAGACGACGCTGTACAAGGCGTTCGGGCACGACGACGACACTGTGATAAAAACCCTGCAGCTGGCGATGTACGAGCTGAAGAAGCTCAACCTGGACAAGCTGCCGCCGGCCCCGGTCAGCGAAGGACCCAAGTTCCCGTTCGGGCAGTTTATCGAGCCGACGCTGGAGACCAAG ATCGGCCATCGAAACGAAAAGTTCACCGAAAAGGAAACGGAACTGAAGGAAACGGTTCTGTACCGGAGCGAATCGAAGAATGACCaagatgaggaggaggaggaggaggacggcgAGAGGGAAAACGAAGAGGACGAACGGACGGAACGCGACTGCGATGACATCACGGAGGACACGATCAGCAACCTGCATACAG GCGTTAGCATGTCCTCGCTCCGAACGATACAGAGTTTCACCACGCTCGACACCAGCACGTCATTGGCGACCAGCCTCAACTCACTCGTAATAATCGACTCGTTCGATGAGAATTGTGATAATATGATCGAGGAAATTACTAGGCTTTAA
- the LOC6051294 gene encoding USP6 N-terminal-like protein isoform X2 produces MMNDEDTVDKRILLERANAEREAIFQRYDRGRKNVDIDSWDDPVFEIYSQADRYGFLHPEKERPDRDDLEMARRKQIEVERTKKWLKMRKNWTSAETKERLQRRVMKGIPDRLRADIWKKFLNIEEAVKDNAGVYDKMLKFARQYSPDIRQIDFDVNRQFRNHINYRERYSVKQQSLFRVLAAYSMYNMEVGYCQGMSTVAGVLLMYFDEEDTFWALNALLSNERYAMHGLYVEGFPKLMRFLQHHDKILTKCMPKVKKHLDKHGMDSVLYSLKWFFVIFIERIPFSLCLRVWDIYMLFGERVLTAMAYTILKIHKVKLLRMKDMDQITEFLQTTLYKAFGHDDDTVIKTLQLAMYELKKLNLDKLPPAPVSEGPKFPFGQFIEPTLETKIGHRNEKFTEKETELKETVLYRSESKNDQDEEEEEEDGERENEEDERTERDCDDITEDTISNLHTGSPSFRFRRAHPLAKGVSMSSLRTIQSFTTLDTSTSLATSLNSLVIIDSFDENCDNMIEEITRL; encoded by the exons ATGATGAACGATGAGGACACCGTCGACAAGCGGATTCTGCTGGAGCGGGCCAACGCCGAGCGGGAGGCCATCTTCCAGCGGTACGACCGGGGCCGCAAAAACGTCGACATTGACTCGTGGGACGATCCGGTCTTCGAGATCTACTCGCAAGCCGACCGGTACGGCTTTCTGCACCCCGAAAAGGAGCGACCCGATCGGGACGACCTGGAGATGGCCCGCCGCAAGCAGATCGAGGTCGAACGGACGAAAAAGTGGCTCAAAATGCGCAAAAACTGGACCAGCGCCGAAACGAAGGAACGCCTCCAGCGACGCGTGATGAAGGGCATTCCGGATCGGTTACGGGCGGACATTTGGAAAAAGTTCCTCAACATCGAGGAGGCGGTCAAGGACAACGCGGGAGTGTACGACAAAATGCTGAAATTCGCCCGCCAGTACAGTCCGGACATCCGGCAGATCGATTTCGACGTGAACCGGCAGTTCCGGAACCATATCAACTACCGCGAGCGGTACAGCGTCAAGCAGCAGAGTCTGTTCCGGGTGCTGGCCGCGTACAGCATGTACAACATGGAGGTCGGCTACTGCCAGGGCATGTCCACTGTGGCGGGGGTCCTGCTGATGTACTTTGACGAGGAGGACACCTTTTGGGCGTTGAACGCGTTGCTGTCGAACGAGCGGTACGCCATGCACGGGCTGTACGTGGAGGGCTTCCCGAAGCTGATGCGGTTTCTGCAGCACCACGACAAGATTCTCACCAAGTGTATGCCGAAGGTGAAGAAGCACCTGGACAAGCACGGCATGGACTCGGTGCTGTACTCGCTCAAGTGGTTCTTCGTGATCTTTATCGAGAGG ATACCGTTCAGCTTGTGCCTGCGCGTGTGGGACATCTACATGTTGTTTGGGGAGCGCGTGCTCACCGCCATGGCCTACACCATCCTCAAGATCCACAAGGTGAAGCTGCTGCGCATGAAGGACATGGACCAGATCACCGAGTTCCTGCAGACGACGCTGTACAAGGCGTTCGGGCACGACGACGACACTGTGATAAAAACCCTGCAGCTGGCGATGTACGAGCTGAAGAAGCTCAACCTGGACAAGCTGCCGCCGGCCCCGGTCAGCGAAGGACCCAAGTTCCCGTTCGGGCAGTTTATCGAGCCGACGCTGGAGACCAAG ATCGGCCATCGAAACGAAAAGTTCACCGAAAAGGAAACGGAACTGAAGGAAACGGTTCTGTACCGGAGCGAATCGAAGAATGACCaagatgaggaggaggaggaggaggacggcgAGAGGGAAAACGAAGAGGACGAACGGACGGAACGCGACTGCGATGACATCACGGAGGACACGATCAGCAACCTGCATACAG GTTCTCCGTCATTCCGGTTTCGCCGAGCTCATCCTTTGGCCAAAG GCGTTAGCATGTCCTCGCTCCGAACGATACAGAGTTTCACCACGCTCGACACCAGCACGTCATTGGCGACCAGCCTCAACTCACTCGTAATAATCGACTCGTTCGATGAGAATTGTGATAATATGATCGAGGAAATTACTAGGCTTTAA
- the LOC6051294 gene encoding USP6 N-terminal-like protein isoform X1: MMNDEDTVDKRILLERANAEREAIFQRYDRGRKNVDIDSWDDPVFEIYSQADRYGFLHPEKERPDRDDLEMARRKQIEVERTKKWLKMRKNWTSAETKERLQRRVMKGIPDRLRADIWKKFLNIEEAVKDNAGVYDKMLKFARQYSPDIRQIDFDVNRQFRNHINYRERYSVKQQSLFRVLAAYSMYNMEVGYCQGMSTVAGVLLMYFDEEDTFWALNALLSNERYAMHGLYVEGFPKLMRFLQHHDKILTKCMPKVKKHLDKHGMDSVLYSLKWFFVIFIERIPFSLCLRVWDIYMLFGERVLTAMAYTILKIHKVKLLRMKDMDQITEFLQTTLYKAFGHDDDTVIKTLQLAMYELKKLNLDKLPPAPVSEGPKFPFGQFIEPTLETKIGHRNEKFTEKETELKETVLYRSESKNDQDEEEEEEDGERENEEDERTERDCDDITEDTISNLHTDYDEGSITKQSLTGTSVTSTNDVSIASYERTCDIFRLASAQNGGPLCGGGSIEDNVSILSTQLDLCSLPSDHAVPPPEIVLVPPEEVGDDGDEDDDEVTEKQLSE; this comes from the exons ATGATGAACGATGAGGACACCGTCGACAAGCGGATTCTGCTGGAGCGGGCCAACGCCGAGCGGGAGGCCATCTTCCAGCGGTACGACCGGGGCCGCAAAAACGTCGACATTGACTCGTGGGACGATCCGGTCTTCGAGATCTACTCGCAAGCCGACCGGTACGGCTTTCTGCACCCCGAAAAGGAGCGACCCGATCGGGACGACCTGGAGATGGCCCGCCGCAAGCAGATCGAGGTCGAACGGACGAAAAAGTGGCTCAAAATGCGCAAAAACTGGACCAGCGCCGAAACGAAGGAACGCCTCCAGCGACGCGTGATGAAGGGCATTCCGGATCGGTTACGGGCGGACATTTGGAAAAAGTTCCTCAACATCGAGGAGGCGGTCAAGGACAACGCGGGAGTGTACGACAAAATGCTGAAATTCGCCCGCCAGTACAGTCCGGACATCCGGCAGATCGATTTCGACGTGAACCGGCAGTTCCGGAACCATATCAACTACCGCGAGCGGTACAGCGTCAAGCAGCAGAGTCTGTTCCGGGTGCTGGCCGCGTACAGCATGTACAACATGGAGGTCGGCTACTGCCAGGGCATGTCCACTGTGGCGGGGGTCCTGCTGATGTACTTTGACGAGGAGGACACCTTTTGGGCGTTGAACGCGTTGCTGTCGAACGAGCGGTACGCCATGCACGGGCTGTACGTGGAGGGCTTCCCGAAGCTGATGCGGTTTCTGCAGCACCACGACAAGATTCTCACCAAGTGTATGCCGAAGGTGAAGAAGCACCTGGACAAGCACGGCATGGACTCGGTGCTGTACTCGCTCAAGTGGTTCTTCGTGATCTTTATCGAGAGG ATACCGTTCAGCTTGTGCCTGCGCGTGTGGGACATCTACATGTTGTTTGGGGAGCGCGTGCTCACCGCCATGGCCTACACCATCCTCAAGATCCACAAGGTGAAGCTGCTGCGCATGAAGGACATGGACCAGATCACCGAGTTCCTGCAGACGACGCTGTACAAGGCGTTCGGGCACGACGACGACACTGTGATAAAAACCCTGCAGCTGGCGATGTACGAGCTGAAGAAGCTCAACCTGGACAAGCTGCCGCCGGCCCCGGTCAGCGAAGGACCCAAGTTCCCGTTCGGGCAGTTTATCGAGCCGACGCTGGAGACCAAG ATCGGCCATCGAAACGAAAAGTTCACCGAAAAGGAAACGGAACTGAAGGAAACGGTTCTGTACCGGAGCGAATCGAAGAATGACCaagatgaggaggaggaggaggaggacggcgAGAGGGAAAACGAAGAGGACGAACGGACGGAACGCGACTGCGATGACATCACGGAGGACACGATCAGCAACCTGCATACAG ATTACGACGAGGGCAGCATCACGAAGCAGTCGCTAACGGGGACATCGGTCACGTCCACCAACGACGTCAGCATCGCGTCGTACGAGCGTACCTGTGATATCTTCCGGCTGGCCTCGGCCCAAAACGGTGGCCCGCTGTGCGGCGGTGGCAGCATCGAGGACAACGTAAGCATCCTGTCCACGCAGCTGGACCTGTGCTCGCTGCCGAGTGACCACGCGGTTCCGCCGCCGGAGATTGTGCTGGTACCGCCCGAGGAAGTCGGGGACGATGgggacgaggacgacgacgaggtTACCGAGAAGCAGCTGTCCGAGTAG
- the LOC6051293 gene encoding uncharacterized protein LOC6051293: MFKILSEAVVKNLPVGKQLAKGGRPYSSKGGKDAGLTDFSQKKDCVQKACEDRSTKMPEPPSSCEKAASPKTWRACPEPPKPKEFSCDDTLQQKVPRRIKRPVASRPACSKPAPSLEAPECVKVKKELCPRAMMPGCGKAKIPPRCEPKKVVRNCIKAKPPVASFSECYKNPFPPQPRSECNCLSMPKIC, encoded by the coding sequence ATGTTCAAAATTCTCAGTGAAGCCGTCGTGAAGAATCTGCCGGTCGGCAAGCAGCTGGCCAAGGGTGGACGACCCTACTCGAGCAAGGGCGGCAAGGACGCCGGGCTGACGGACTTTAGCCAGAAGAAAGACTGCGTCCAGAAAGCCTGCGAGGACCGCTCCACCAAGATGCCGGAACCGCCGTCCAGCTGCGAAAAGGCCGCAAGCCCCAAGACCTGGCGAGCCTGTCCGGAGCCCCCAAAACCCAAAGAGTTCTCCTGTGACGACACCCTGCAGCAAAAGGTCCCCCGGAGAATCAAGCGGCCAGTTGCGTCACGGCCAGCCTGCTCCAAGCCGGCGCCCAGCCTGGAAGCGCCCGAGTGCGTCAAGGTCAAGAAGGAGCTCTGCCCACGCGCCATGATGCCCGGCTGTGGCAAGGCCAAAATCCCACCCCGTTGCGAGCCTAAAAAGGTCGTCCGGAACTGTATCAAGGCGAAGCCCCCCGTAGCGTCCTTCTCCGAGTGCTACAAGAACCCGTTCCCGCCGCAGCCCCGCTCCGAGTGCAACTGTCTGTCGATGCCCAAGATTTGTTAG